The genomic window AAAAGCGGATTTAAGGGAACGAATGCGAGGTGAGTTCAAAGCCTTGATCGGAAAGGATCATGAAGAACTCATGCGAGTAAAAGATGGAAAGACCAAAGCCAATTTCTACGTCAAGCAACAAGGAGAACTGATACAGGAGTTGATCATGATAGCCGACATGGACGACGGGAGCTTCAGCGTCATGCAATTGTTAGGGCGTTTTACGCTCCAAGATGTGCAGGAAATTACCAGTGAGATCAACAAATAATAGGATAATTTCGTGAAAACCATCGGCTTTTTATAGTATCTTCACCACCATAAGTTAAACAAAAATCATACGCGTATGAAAAGATTCATTTTTACAGGGATAATCATCCTGTTTGTAATGGCTGGATGTGGAGGCGACCATTCATCGACCGATGGTCTTATAACCGTGGATGTAAACGATAGTTATTCAACCAAAAAAGAGTTGGTCCTTCAAGACTTCATGGATATGGAGTATATTCCGCTGGAAACAAACGATGAGTTTATCAATCGGGCATGCGTGCAGGCGGTTGGCGAGAAATACATAATCGTGACAAACTTTTACGATGATGGCAATATTTTCGTATATGGCCGGAACGGAAAAGCTATTCGCAAAATAAATCGCAAGGGACAAGGTGGAGAAGAATACGTGTCTATGAGATCGGTTTCGTTAGATGAAGAAAACGAAGAGATTTTCGTAAATGATTTTCATGCGAAAAAGATAAGGGTCTATGATTTGGAAGGAAATTTCAAACGAAGTCTGAATCAAAGAAGCGAGAAAAGTTCGTTTTACGTGGAAATGCTTGATTATGACAAGGACAACTTGATTTGCTATGATAAGTTTAATTTTGAGGTACCGTTCTTGCTTGTGTCGAAGCAAGATGGAAGTATAACGAAAGAAATCACGGTTCCATATAAAGAGAAGCAATTATTCCATATCGTTGAAAGACTTTATGATAAAGGAGAAACAAGAGCAGCTGGACCAGGTCCGTATAACAGTATAATTCCTTTTAAGGGTAATTGGATTCTATTTGAGGCCTCTTCAGATACGGTATACACCTTAATGCCTGATTACAGTTTGCGCCCGCTTATCGCACGAACACCCCCTATCCACACCATGGATCCGGGCGTTTTCGTCGTCTTAAGATTGATTTCCGATCGTTATTATTTCATGGAAAGCGTAACGAATATATATGATTTTAACACCGGAGAAGGTTTCCCGAGAAAGTACTTCGCATACGATACGCAAGAAAAGAAATTTTTCAACTATATCACATACAACGATGATTATTCTTATAAGAAAGAAATCTATATGGTGACATTTCCTCCCATCAATTCAAAAGGCGAATTGTGCTCTACCATCAATGCTTCCGAACTTTGCCAGGACTATAAAAGGGGAAAGCTGAAAGGCAAACTAAAAGAGGTGGCCGCGACATTGGAAGAGGATGACAACCGGGTGGTAGTGTTGGTGAGACCTAAAAAGTAAACGATTACCAATCATCGGTAATACGATCAAGCGGATTATTTCCCCGTAATAATCCGCTTAATCTCAATCAGTTTGTTCAAGGCTTCCAAGGGGGTAAGATTATTCACGTCCAAGTTCTTGATCTCATCCCGTACTTGGCTCAACACCGGATCATCCAACTGGAAGAAACTCAGCTGATACCCCTCGGCGGCAGAGGCGATCGCTTTTACAGGCTTACCCGTAATACCCTCCTGACGATTCTCGGACTCCAACTGCTTCAAGATCTCATTCGAACGCTTCACGATGCTTTTAGGCATACCGGCCATTTTCGCCACGTGGATACCAAAGCTATGCTCGCTTCCTCCCGGTATCAACTTACGCAAAAATATCACCTTATTCCCTACTTCCTTGACCGATACGTTATAGTTCTTGATCCGCTTAAAGGCACGCTCCATCTCGTTCAGCTCGTGGTAATGGGTAGCGAACAGCGTTTTCGCCTTCGCATTCGGGTGCTCATGAATATATTCCACGATCGCCCAAGCGATTGATATGCCATCGTAGGTACTGGTACCCCGCCCTAACTCGTCGAAAAGCACCAAGCTCCGGGAAGTCATATTATTTAATATATCGGAAGCCTCATTCATCTCGACCATAAAAGTAGACTCACCCACCGAGATATTATCCGAGGCGCCTACACGGGTAAATATCTTATCCACGATACCGATATGGGCGCTCTCGGCCGGAACAAAGCAACCGATTTGCGCCATGAGCGTAATCAAGGCTGTCTGACGCAATAAGGCAGACTTACCGGCCATATTCGGACCCGTGATAATGATGATCTGTTGTTTCTCGTCATCCAGATAGACATCATTGGCGATATAAGGTTCTCCCAAGGGCAGTTGTTTCTCGATTACCGGGTGGCGACCTCCCTTTATGTCGATCTTGTCGGAATCACTCACGACCGGACGGATATACTTATTCGCCTCCGCGGCCTTGGCGAAAGATAAAAGGCAATCGATACGCCCGATCAAGTTCGCGTTCATCTGGATAGGCGGAATATACTCCGTCAAGGCCAATACCAGCTCATTGAAAAGGCGGGTCTCCAGAGCAAGGATCTTTTCTTCCGCCCCTAATATCTTCTCCTCGTATTCCTTCAACTCCTCGGTAATATAGCGCTCGGCGTTCACCAAGGTCTGTTTACGGATCCAATTCGCCGGGACTTTATCCTTATGGGTATTACGTACCTCTATATAATAGCCGAAGACGTTGTTGAAAGCGATCTTCAAGCTTGGGATACCCGTCAATTCGATCTCGCGCTGCTGTACCTTCAACAAATAATCCTTGCCGGAATAAGCGATGGCACGCAAGTCATCCAATTCCTCGTTGACACCCTTCGCTATAATTCCTCCCTTATTGACCAACGAAGGGGGATCGTTATTAATCTCTTTCTCAATCCGGTCGCGGATCAAGGCGCAAGCGTTTAATTGCTCCCCGATCCGGCATAAGCTGGGTTCCCCGCTCGCCATACATGCCTCCTTGATCGGCTCGATCGCACGAAGCGCGACCTTTAGCTGAACCACCTCACGAGGAGATACACGGCCGACAGCCACCTTGGAGATAATACGTTCCAAATCGCCGATCTGCTCCAACTGCGTATCCAGCAACTCCTTTGTCTCCGGTTCACGGAAGAAATAATCCACGACCTCTTGGCGTTCTTGGATCGGTTTTACATCCTTTAGCGGGAATAGTATCCACCGGCGAAGCATACGAGAGCCCATCGGCGAGATCGTCTTATCGATCACGTCCAACAAGCTTGTTCCCTCATCGTTCATCGTACCCACCAGTTCCAAGCTGCGTACCGTAAACTTATCCAAGCGGACGTATCGATCCTCCTCGATACGGGATAAAGCGGTGATATGGGAAATATGCGTATGCTGGGTCTGGTCCAGATAATACAGAATCGCCCCGGAAGCGATAATACCTAATTTCAAGTGTTGTACGCCAAAACCCTTCAAGTTCTTCGTCTCGAAATGCTTCAACAGGCGATCCTCGGCGGCCGAGGTCGTAAAGATCCAGTCATCCAGCTCAAAGATAAAGAAACGAGGACCG from Parabacteroides distasonis ATCC 8503 includes these protein-coding regions:
- a CDS encoding 6-bladed beta-propeller, with the protein product MKRFIFTGIIILFVMAGCGGDHSSTDGLITVDVNDSYSTKKELVLQDFMDMEYIPLETNDEFINRACVQAVGEKYIIVTNFYDDGNIFVYGRNGKAIRKINRKGQGGEEYVSMRSVSLDEENEEIFVNDFHAKKIRVYDLEGNFKRSLNQRSEKSSFYVEMLDYDKDNLICYDKFNFEVPFLLVSKQDGSITKEITVPYKEKQLFHIVERLYDKGETRAAGPGPYNSIIPFKGNWILFEASSDTVYTLMPDYSLRPLIARTPPIHTMDPGVFVVLRLISDRYYFMESVTNIYDFNTGEGFPRKYFAYDTQEKKFFNYITYNDDYSYKKEIYMVTFPPINSKGELCSTINASELCQDYKRGKLKGKLKEVAATLEEDDNRVVVLVRPKK
- a CDS encoding DUF4252 domain-containing protein gives rise to the protein MINTMRLKQLYTILLLCCVNICFAQNKLFDKYADMDDVTSVYISKKMFQMMPVMETAGLNLANLKGKIESLQILTTQKADLRERMRGEFKALIGKDHEELMRVKDGKTKANFYVKQQGELIQELIMIADMDDGSFSVMQLLGRFTLQDVQEITSEINK
- the mutS gene encoding DNA mismatch repair protein MutS is translated as MKQYFDIKAKHPDAILLFRVGDFYEMYGEDAVIGAEILGIVQTKRANGVGQHVEMAGFPHHALDSYLPKLVRAGKRVAICDQLEDPKLTKKLVKRGITELVTPGVSINDNILNHKENNFLASIHFAKEVCGISFLDISTGEFMTAEGSIDYIDKLLNNFSPKEVLIERGNKKRFEEAFGPRFFIFELDDWIFTTSAAEDRLLKHFETKNLKGFGVQHLKLGIIASGAILYYLDQTQHTHISHITALSRIEEDRYVRLDKFTVRSLELVGTMNDEGTSLLDVIDKTISPMGSRMLRRWILFPLKDVKPIQERQEVVDYFFREPETKELLDTQLEQIGDLERIISKVAVGRVSPREVVQLKVALRAIEPIKEACMASGEPSLCRIGEQLNACALIRDRIEKEINNDPPSLVNKGGIIAKGVNEELDDLRAIAYSGKDYLLKVQQREIELTGIPSLKIAFNNVFGYYIEVRNTHKDKVPANWIRKQTLVNAERYITEELKEYEEKILGAEEKILALETRLFNELVLALTEYIPPIQMNANLIGRIDCLLSFAKAAEANKYIRPVVSDSDKIDIKGGRHPVIEKQLPLGEPYIANDVYLDDEKQQIIIITGPNMAGKSALLRQTALITLMAQIGCFVPAESAHIGIVDKIFTRVGASDNISVGESTFMVEMNEASDILNNMTSRSLVLFDELGRGTSTYDGISIAWAIVEYIHEHPNAKAKTLFATHYHELNEMERAFKRIKNYNVSVKEVGNKVIFLRKLIPGGSEHSFGIHVAKMAGMPKSIVKRSNEILKQLESENRQEGITGKPVKAIASAAEGYQLSFFQLDDPVLSQVRDEIKNLDVNNLTPLEALNKLIEIKRIITGK